The proteins below are encoded in one region of Stigmatopora argus isolate UIUO_Sarg chromosome 2, RoL_Sarg_1.0, whole genome shotgun sequence:
- the ppef1 gene encoding serine/threonine-protein phosphatase with EF-hands 1 isoform X4, whose translation MGCGASVAIETQAPRVVPDEAKTSNPALTMKAAVLIQRWYRRYMARLEMRRRYTWNIFQSIEYAGEQDQLQLSGFFSFMLDNFTHLNGNGPDLISQLLEPVVDPWLDREACYDTIAVPESYVGPRLSFPLSVSDTNALLSAFKDQQTLHARYVLQLLYETKKLLQQMPNVVHLSTSYTKEITICGDLHGRLDDLLLIFYKNGLPSAETPYVFNGDFVDRGKKSIEVVVLLFAYLLLYPDYMHLNRGNHEDHFMNLRYGFTKEVMQKYKANGCEILQLFQDVFSLLPIATVIDGKVLIVHGGISDQTDLDFLSVIERHKVKSAMRLPRCRVEQLDISQSNKHGKRMRSTDTCRSRTKNQRTPNLRKRYSGMSRQDSSASTSSSSSSSSSSSSSLCSQQLPSRFSPHLCPSSPSVPYDVNILRVPFLDSTTSVPLPSPPQNEQEWKQIVDILWSDPKTQEGCSPNTFRGGGCYFGPDVTRRLLLQHGLQLIIRSHECKQEGYELCHSGQVITIFSASNYYEEGSNRGAYVKLGRDLVPRFYQYQVSRSTRKLTLTQRVRVAENSALRALKEKVFAHRSDLISAFQKYDQNSTGRVMPSEWAQVLGSVLRLDLPWRTLCPHLAHLGPDGSVEYMSCFEDMGTGTQLLQVTPNLAETLFRYRTDIEIIFNIIDKDHSGLISTEEFRHTWRLFSAHLGVDITNGAIDDLARSIDFNKDGSIDFTEFLEAFRVVHKLDNKDLKTNGE comes from the exons ATGGGATGCGGCGCCTCCGTTGCCATAGAGACGCAAGCACCGAGGGTTGTGCCAG ATGAggcaaagacgtccaatcctgcACTTA CTATGAAGGCGGCCGTGCTAATCCAACGTTGGTACCGCCGTTACATGGCTCGTCTGGAGATGAGGCGCAGGTACACGTGGAACATTTTCCAATCCATCGAATACGCCGGCGAACAGGACCAGCTGCAG TTATCCGGTTTCTTCAGTTTCATGCTGGACAACTTCACTCACTTGAATGGAAACGGACCAG ATCTTATTTCGCAGCTTCTGGAGCCTGTCGTTGACCCCTGGTTGGACCGAGAGGCCTGCTACGACACCATTGCCGTTCCAGAGTCTTATGTCGGACCTCGACTGTCATTTCCACTCTCCGTGTCAGACACTAACGCTCTGCTAAGTGCGTTTAAAGATCAGCAG ACTCTACACGCGAGGTATGTGCTGCAGCTCCTCTACGAGACGAAGAAGCTACTCCAACAAATGCCCAACGTCGTCCATCTGTCCACATCGTACACCAAGGAGATCACGATATGCG GTGATCTCCATGGGCGACTTGATGACTTGCTTCTTATATTTTACAAG AACGGCCTCCCCTCAGCTGAGACGCCATATGTGTTTAATGGAGACTTTGTGGACCGGGGAAAAAAGTCTATCGAGGTGGTGGTCCTTCTTTTTGCCTACCTTCTACTGTACCCCGATTACATGCATCTGAACCGAGGGAACCACGAGGATCATTTTATGAACCTCAG ATACGGCTTCACAAAAGAGGTCATGCAGAAGTACAAG GCGAATGGTTGTGAGATTTTGCAGCTTTTTCAGGACGTCTTCAGTCTTCTGCCCATTGCCACGGTGATTGATGGAAAGGTCCTCATTGTTCACGGGGGCATTTCGGACCAAACTGACTTGGACTTCCTCAGTGTCATTGAACGCCACAAG GTTAAATCAGCCATGAGGCTTCCAAGATGCCGTGTGGAGCAGCTGGATATCAGTCAGTCCAATAAACACGGGAAAAGAATGAGATCCACGGATACTTGCCGCAGTCGCACCAAAAACCAAAGAACCCCAAAcctgag AAAAAGGTACTCTGGCATGAGCCGGCAAGACAGCTCAGCCtcgacatcttcttcctcctcctcctcgtcatcatcatcttcgTCGCTCTGCTCTCAGCAACTCCCCTCACGCTTCTCGCCTCACCTGTGTCCGTCTTCCCCGAGTGTGCCGTACGACGTCAACATCCTCCGAGTACCTTTCTTAGATTCCACCACGTCTGTTCCGCTTCCCTCACCACCACAAAATGAGCAGGAATGGAAACAG ATCGTGGACATCCTGTGGAGTGACCCAAAAACCCAAGAAGGCTGCAGCCCAAACACATTCCGAGGAGGTGGCTGCTACTTTGGACCAGACGTCACGCGGAGACTTCTGCTGCAACACGGTTTGCAGCTGATCATCAGATCCCACGAGTGTAAACAGGAAGGATACGAGCTGTGTCACAGTGGACAG GTGATCACCATCTTCTCCGCGTCCAACTATTATGAGGAGGGAAGCAATCGGGGCGCCTACGTAAAACTGGGGAGAGATCTGGTACCGCGCTTCTACCAGTACCAAGTCAGCCGCTCAACGCGCAAACTCACGTTGACACAAAG AGTACGGGTGGCCGAGAATTCGGCTCTCAGAGCACTTAAAGAAAAAGTGTTTGCCCATCGTTCGGACCTTATTTCAGCCTTCCAGAAGTATGACCAGAATAGTACAG GCAGGGTGATGCCCAGTGAATGGGCTCAGGTGTTGGGGTCTGTCCTGAGGCTGGACCTGCCGTGGAGGACCCTCTGCCCACATTTAGCACACCTGGGACCAGATGGCAGTGTGGAATATATGTCCTGCTTTGAGGATATGGGAACAGGGACACAGCTGCTACAG GTCACACCAAACCTGGCAGAGACTCTGTTTCGATACCgaacagacattgaaatcataTTCAACATTATAGATAAAGATCATTCAG gtCTTATTTCCACCGAAGAGTTCCGTCACACATGGCGCCTTTTTAGCGCTCACCTGGGGGTGGACATCACTAACGGGGCTATAGATGACTTGGCTCGCAGCATCGACTTTAACAAGGACGGCAGTATCGACTTTACAGAGTTCCTGGAGGCCTTTCGGGTTGTGCACAAGCTGGACAACAAGGATCTAAAGACGAATGGAGAGTAG
- the ppef1 gene encoding serine/threonine-protein phosphatase with EF-hands 1 isoform X7, with protein sequence METDQLLEPVVDPWLDREACYDTIAVPESYVGPRLSFPLSVSDTNALLSAFKDQQTLHARYVLQLLYETKKLLQQMPNVVHLSTSYTKEITICGDLHGRLDDLLLIFYKNGLPSAETPYVFNGDFVDRGKKSIEVVVLLFAYLLLYPDYMHLNRGNHEDHFMNLRYGFTKEVMQKYKANGCEILQLFQDVFSLLPIATVIDGKVLIVHGGISDQTDLDFLSVIERHKVKSAMRLPRCRVEQLDISQSNKHGKRMRSTDTCRSRTKNQRTPNLRKRYSGMSRQDSSASTSSSSSSSSSSSSSLCSQQLPSRFSPHLCPSSPSVPYDVNILRVPFLDSTTSVPLPSPPQNEQEWKQIVDILWSDPKTQEGCSPNTFRGGGCYFGPDVTRRLLLQHGLQLIIRSHECKQEGYELCHSGQVITIFSASNYYEEGSNRGAYVKLGRDLVPRFYQYQVSRSTRKLTLTQRVRVAENSALRALKEKVFAHRSDLISAFQKYDQNSTGRVMPSEWAQVLGSVLRLDLPWRTLCPHLAHLGPDGSVEYMSCFEDMGTGTQLLQVTPNLAETLFRYRTDIEIIFNIIDKDHSGLISTEEFRHTWRLFSAHLGVDITNGAIDDLARSIDFNKDGSIDFTEFLEAFRVVHKLDNKDLKTNGE encoded by the exons ATGGAAACGGACCAG CTTCTGGAGCCTGTCGTTGACCCCTGGTTGGACCGAGAGGCCTGCTACGACACCATTGCCGTTCCAGAGTCTTATGTCGGACCTCGACTGTCATTTCCACTCTCCGTGTCAGACACTAACGCTCTGCTAAGTGCGTTTAAAGATCAGCAG ACTCTACACGCGAGGTATGTGCTGCAGCTCCTCTACGAGACGAAGAAGCTACTCCAACAAATGCCCAACGTCGTCCATCTGTCCACATCGTACACCAAGGAGATCACGATATGCG GTGATCTCCATGGGCGACTTGATGACTTGCTTCTTATATTTTACAAG AACGGCCTCCCCTCAGCTGAGACGCCATATGTGTTTAATGGAGACTTTGTGGACCGGGGAAAAAAGTCTATCGAGGTGGTGGTCCTTCTTTTTGCCTACCTTCTACTGTACCCCGATTACATGCATCTGAACCGAGGGAACCACGAGGATCATTTTATGAACCTCAG ATACGGCTTCACAAAAGAGGTCATGCAGAAGTACAAG GCGAATGGTTGTGAGATTTTGCAGCTTTTTCAGGACGTCTTCAGTCTTCTGCCCATTGCCACGGTGATTGATGGAAAGGTCCTCATTGTTCACGGGGGCATTTCGGACCAAACTGACTTGGACTTCCTCAGTGTCATTGAACGCCACAAG GTTAAATCAGCCATGAGGCTTCCAAGATGCCGTGTGGAGCAGCTGGATATCAGTCAGTCCAATAAACACGGGAAAAGAATGAGATCCACGGATACTTGCCGCAGTCGCACCAAAAACCAAAGAACCCCAAAcctgag AAAAAGGTACTCTGGCATGAGCCGGCAAGACAGCTCAGCCtcgacatcttcttcctcctcctcctcgtcatcatcatcttcgTCGCTCTGCTCTCAGCAACTCCCCTCACGCTTCTCGCCTCACCTGTGTCCGTCTTCCCCGAGTGTGCCGTACGACGTCAACATCCTCCGAGTACCTTTCTTAGATTCCACCACGTCTGTTCCGCTTCCCTCACCACCACAAAATGAGCAGGAATGGAAACAG ATCGTGGACATCCTGTGGAGTGACCCAAAAACCCAAGAAGGCTGCAGCCCAAACACATTCCGAGGAGGTGGCTGCTACTTTGGACCAGACGTCACGCGGAGACTTCTGCTGCAACACGGTTTGCAGCTGATCATCAGATCCCACGAGTGTAAACAGGAAGGATACGAGCTGTGTCACAGTGGACAG GTGATCACCATCTTCTCCGCGTCCAACTATTATGAGGAGGGAAGCAATCGGGGCGCCTACGTAAAACTGGGGAGAGATCTGGTACCGCGCTTCTACCAGTACCAAGTCAGCCGCTCAACGCGCAAACTCACGTTGACACAAAG AGTACGGGTGGCCGAGAATTCGGCTCTCAGAGCACTTAAAGAAAAAGTGTTTGCCCATCGTTCGGACCTTATTTCAGCCTTCCAGAAGTATGACCAGAATAGTACAG GCAGGGTGATGCCCAGTGAATGGGCTCAGGTGTTGGGGTCTGTCCTGAGGCTGGACCTGCCGTGGAGGACCCTCTGCCCACATTTAGCACACCTGGGACCAGATGGCAGTGTGGAATATATGTCCTGCTTTGAGGATATGGGAACAGGGACACAGCTGCTACAG GTCACACCAAACCTGGCAGAGACTCTGTTTCGATACCgaacagacattgaaatcataTTCAACATTATAGATAAAGATCATTCAG gtCTTATTTCCACCGAAGAGTTCCGTCACACATGGCGCCTTTTTAGCGCTCACCTGGGGGTGGACATCACTAACGGGGCTATAGATGACTTGGCTCGCAGCATCGACTTTAACAAGGACGGCAGTATCGACTTTACAGAGTTCCTGGAGGCCTTTCGGGTTGTGCACAAGCTGGACAACAAGGATCTAAAGACGAATGGAGAGTAG
- the ppef1 gene encoding serine/threonine-protein phosphatase with EF-hands 1 isoform X6, with the protein MKFCLIVLILAARLIKWLGRRPHSSAVEGLIPGRSSLWEFACSPQASVGFLQAAAQIWNQNKTDCDEKAPKQPLFSSKVRCAAYCSQGYIVQTHFFDPCDLWAHTLLIMGCGASVAIETQAPRVVPDEAKTSNPALTMKAAVLIQRWYRRYMARLEMRRRYTWNIFQSIEYAGEQDQLQLSGFFSFMLDNFTHLNGNGPDLISQLLEPVVDPWLDREACYDTIAVPESYVGPRLSFPLSVSDTNALLSAFKDQQTLHARYVLQLLYETKKLLQQMPNVVHLSTSYTKEITICGDLHGRLDDLLLIFYKNGLPSAETPYVFNGDFVDRGKKSIEVVVLLFAYLLLYPDYMHLNRGNHEDHFMNLRYGFTKEVMQKYKANGCEILQLFQDVFSLLPIATVIDGKVLIVHGGISDQTDLDFLSVIERHKVKSAMRLPRCRVEQLDISQSNKHGKRMRSTDTCRSRTKNQRTPNLRKRYSGMSRQDSSASTSSSSSSSSSSSSSLCSQQLPSRFSPHLCPSSPSVPYDVNILRVPFLDSTTSVPLPSPPQNEQEWKQIVDILWSDPKTQEGCSPNTFRGGGCYFGPDVTRRLLLQHGLQLIIRSHECKQEGYELCHSGQVITIFSASNYYEEGSNRGAYVKLGRDLVPRFYQYQVSRSTRKLTLTQRVRVAENSALRALKEKVFAHRSDLISAFQKYDQNSTG; encoded by the exons atgaaattctgtCTTATAGTTTTGATATTGGCTGCCCGCTTGATTAAatggttagggcgtcggcctcacagttctgcggtcgagggtttgatcccaggtcggtcctcactgtgggagtttgcatgttctccccaggcttctgtgggttttctccag GCTGCAGCACAGATATGGAATCAAAACAAGACGGATTGTGATGAAAAAGCACCAAAGCAGCCACTGTTCTCGTCTAAAGTTAGATGCGCAGCATACTGTTCCCAAGGATACATCGTGCAG ACTCACTTTTTTGATCCATGCGACTTGTGGGCTCACACGCTGCTTATCATGGGATGCGGCGCCTCCGTTGCCATAGAGACGCAAGCACCGAGGGTTGTGCCAG ATGAggcaaagacgtccaatcctgcACTTA CTATGAAGGCGGCCGTGCTAATCCAACGTTGGTACCGCCGTTACATGGCTCGTCTGGAGATGAGGCGCAGGTACACGTGGAACATTTTCCAATCCATCGAATACGCCGGCGAACAGGACCAGCTGCAG TTATCCGGTTTCTTCAGTTTCATGCTGGACAACTTCACTCACTTGAATGGAAACGGACCAG ATCTTATTTCGCAGCTTCTGGAGCCTGTCGTTGACCCCTGGTTGGACCGAGAGGCCTGCTACGACACCATTGCCGTTCCAGAGTCTTATGTCGGACCTCGACTGTCATTTCCACTCTCCGTGTCAGACACTAACGCTCTGCTAAGTGCGTTTAAAGATCAGCAG ACTCTACACGCGAGGTATGTGCTGCAGCTCCTCTACGAGACGAAGAAGCTACTCCAACAAATGCCCAACGTCGTCCATCTGTCCACATCGTACACCAAGGAGATCACGATATGCG GTGATCTCCATGGGCGACTTGATGACTTGCTTCTTATATTTTACAAG AACGGCCTCCCCTCAGCTGAGACGCCATATGTGTTTAATGGAGACTTTGTGGACCGGGGAAAAAAGTCTATCGAGGTGGTGGTCCTTCTTTTTGCCTACCTTCTACTGTACCCCGATTACATGCATCTGAACCGAGGGAACCACGAGGATCATTTTATGAACCTCAG ATACGGCTTCACAAAAGAGGTCATGCAGAAGTACAAG GCGAATGGTTGTGAGATTTTGCAGCTTTTTCAGGACGTCTTCAGTCTTCTGCCCATTGCCACGGTGATTGATGGAAAGGTCCTCATTGTTCACGGGGGCATTTCGGACCAAACTGACTTGGACTTCCTCAGTGTCATTGAACGCCACAAG GTTAAATCAGCCATGAGGCTTCCAAGATGCCGTGTGGAGCAGCTGGATATCAGTCAGTCCAATAAACACGGGAAAAGAATGAGATCCACGGATACTTGCCGCAGTCGCACCAAAAACCAAAGAACCCCAAAcctgag AAAAAGGTACTCTGGCATGAGCCGGCAAGACAGCTCAGCCtcgacatcttcttcctcctcctcctcgtcatcatcatcttcgTCGCTCTGCTCTCAGCAACTCCCCTCACGCTTCTCGCCTCACCTGTGTCCGTCTTCCCCGAGTGTGCCGTACGACGTCAACATCCTCCGAGTACCTTTCTTAGATTCCACCACGTCTGTTCCGCTTCCCTCACCACCACAAAATGAGCAGGAATGGAAACAG ATCGTGGACATCCTGTGGAGTGACCCAAAAACCCAAGAAGGCTGCAGCCCAAACACATTCCGAGGAGGTGGCTGCTACTTTGGACCAGACGTCACGCGGAGACTTCTGCTGCAACACGGTTTGCAGCTGATCATCAGATCCCACGAGTGTAAACAGGAAGGATACGAGCTGTGTCACAGTGGACAG GTGATCACCATCTTCTCCGCGTCCAACTATTATGAGGAGGGAAGCAATCGGGGCGCCTACGTAAAACTGGGGAGAGATCTGGTACCGCGCTTCTACCAGTACCAAGTCAGCCGCTCAACGCGCAAACTCACGTTGACACAAAG AGTACGGGTGGCCGAGAATTCGGCTCTCAGAGCACTTAAAGAAAAAGTGTTTGCCCATCGTTCGGACCTTATTTCAGCCTTCCAGAAGTATGACCAGAATAGTACAG GGTGA